The following are from one region of the Capsicum annuum cultivar UCD-10X-F1 chromosome 1, UCD10Xv1.1, whole genome shotgun sequence genome:
- the LOC107876330 gene encoding low-temperature-induced 78 kDa protein — MEAQQHRPQDHSYGEDEDELVVKGNKVGLKTALDDDPNAPKEDKSPSNYQSKVTDPTCANREEVGTTPLVESFEKMRVKEEKEVRAEKEGKSKSSDIGVSMKEYFAQKFKPRDEDKALSEVISGKLSGRKDETVETERAKPTEKVKQQVGVGTQKGSEEQRDVAAATHSECAGKSMIDRLKGVASSWLHKGGGKPAAAAQTPY; from the exons ATGGAGGCTCAACAGCACCGTCCTCAGGATCATAGTTAtggagaagatgaagatgaattaGTAGTGAAGGGGAACAAAGTTGGATTAAAAACAGCCTTAGATGATGACCCTAATGCTCCAAAAGAGGACAAATCCCCTTCTAATTATCAGAGTAAAGTCACTGACCCTACATGCGCCA ATAGGGAGGAGGTGGGAACAACTCCACTTGTAGAGTCATTCGAGAAAATGAGAGTAAAGGAAGAGAAAGAAGTACGTGCAGAGAAAGAGGGGAAGAGTAAATCAAGTGATATAGGAGTGTCAATGAAGGAATACTTTGCGCAGAAGTTCAAGCCACGAGATGAAGATAAGGCACTTTCTGAGGTTATTTCAG GCAAACTTTCAGGACGAAAGGATGAAACTGTGGAAACTGAACGGGCAAAACCAACAGAAAAAGTGAAGCAACAGGTGGGAGTGGGCACACAAAAAGGGTCCGAAGAACAGAGGGATGTTGCTGCGGCAACACATAGTGAATGTGCAGGGAAGAGTATGATAGATAGGCTTAAAGGTGTTGCTAGTTCATGGCTTCACAAAGGAGGTGGAAAACCAGCAGCAGCAGCACAGACCCCCTATTAG